CCAAAGCTTTGATGGTTGCTTCTTTTCTGTCTTTAAAGGATTGTTCACCTCTGTTATTGTATATCTGTTCCAATTGGTAAAGACGGTAGCCTATAGTTAACATTTCCGTATTTCTTAAAACGACCTCAGTAAAATAGTCTCTGCTTAAAGCATACGGAGCAATTTCTTTATAATTCTTTTCAAAGTCTGTAAACAGATTCCCATATTCAGCCTGTTTTCCGGCTTTGTTTACTTTTTCAAGAAAGTCTTTTTCAAATTTCTTTTTTGCTTCAATGGCATTTGATTTTTTCAAGCCCTGGGTTTCGCCAATCCATTTTTTCCAATAGTTGGCAATGCTGGCATATTTGGAAGCGTATTGGATTTTGATTGCCTTGTCTTTTCTCATGAAGCCATCGGCTACTTTTAAGGCTTTGTCTCTGATTTCAATTTTAGCAGGATTTAATTCGTTTACAATCTGTTCTACAGCAACAGATGGAAGATATTCCGTGGTTCTGCCCGGATATCCGAACACAAGTGTAAAATCATTTTCTTCTACACCTTTTATAGAAACCGGAAGATAGTGTTTCGGGGTATAAGGCACATTGTCTTTTGAATAGGCCGCCGGACGATTGTTTTTGTCTGCATAAATTCTGAACAAAGAGAAATCTCCTGTGTGTCTTGGCCATACCCAGTTGTCTGTATCGGAACCGAATTTTCCGATAGATGATGGCGGAGCACCAACCAAACGTACGTCTTTGTAGCTTTCAACTACAAAAAGGATGTATTGGTTTCCTTCATAAAAAGTACGGATACGGTTTTCCTGCCAGGCTTCCTTTGGAGAAGACTTTGTCAGGGAGGCGATGTTTTCCTGAATTTTTTTCTGTTTATCAGCTTCTGAAGAAATAGCTGCAACTCCATCTAAAATTTTGGCAGTTACGTCCTCAATTTTTACGATAAAGGTCACCTCAAGGTCTGGATTTGGAAGTTCTTCTTCCAGACTCATGGCCCAAAAGCCATCTGTCAAATAATCATGGTCTACAGTGGAGTGGGATTGGATTTCGCCAAAACCACAGTGGTGGTTGGTAAGAAGTAATCCTTTTGGAGAGATAACTTCGGAAGTACAGCCACCGTTAAATTGAGGTACTGCATCTTTAAGGCTCGATTTGTTTACGTCATAAATGTCTGAAGCCGACATTTTCATTCCCAGATTTTTCATTTCTGTTTCATTCATCCCTTTTAAAAGGGATGGAATCCACATTCCGCCTTGCTGCGAATAGGCAGGAAGAACCAGTAAAAGGACAATAAGTCTTAAAAATTTCATAGGTAAAAATTGAAGTTTAGAGGTCGCAATTTACAATTTTTTGCTCCAAAACCGAACTATTTAACGGTTTCTGAAATTTTTAAGTGTTATTAGGAAGCTATTTTAGCGTCAGTTTCATCAGACTTCGGTTATGGACTACAAAATCTTTGGAGAGGTATAATTTTTGGGCAATCTCGTTGTGATTCTCTATTTCGAGGTAGATGATTTTAAGTGACAGAGAAAGGGCTTCCTGATGGATGAAGTCCAATGCCTTTTTGCCTATCCCTTTGCCACGTGCTTTATCCGAAATGTATAATTCATCCAAAAAAGCGATAGTTCCTTTGTATTCAAAGCTAAAAACAAATGTCAGTATTATATAGCCTACTATTTCTTCATCGGAATAAATCAGCCAGGCTTTTCCCAGGTGCGGATTTTCTATGAATTCCAAAAATAAGGCTTTGGAAATAGCAATATCAATGGGGTAATTGTCGATGCTGTAAAATTCCTGCATCATGGGTACGATGA
This portion of the Flavobacterium lindanitolerans genome encodes:
- a CDS encoding GNAT family N-acetyltransferase is translated as MTTFRPIQTSDIDIIVPMMQEFYSIDNYPIDIAISKALFLEFIENPHLGKAWLIYSDEEIVGYIILTFVFSFEYKGTIAFLDELYISDKARGKGIGKKALDFIHQEALSLSLKIIYLEIENHNEIAQKLYLSKDFVVHNRSLMKLTLK
- a CDS encoding S46 family peptidase, whose protein sequence is MKFLRLIVLLLVLPAYSQQGGMWIPSLLKGMNETEMKNLGMKMSASDIYDVNKSSLKDAVPQFNGGCTSEVISPKGLLLTNHHCGFGEIQSHSTVDHDYLTDGFWAMSLEEELPNPDLEVTFIVKIEDVTAKILDGVAAISSEADKQKKIQENIASLTKSSPKEAWQENRIRTFYEGNQYILFVVESYKDVRLVGAPPSSIGKFGSDTDNWVWPRHTGDFSLFRIYADKNNRPAAYSKDNVPYTPKHYLPVSIKGVEENDFTLVFGYPGRTTEYLPSVAVEQIVNELNPAKIEIRDKALKVADGFMRKDKAIKIQYASKYASIANYWKKWIGETQGLKKSNAIEAKKKFEKDFLEKVNKAGKQAEYGNLFTDFEKNYKEIAPYALSRDYFTEVVLRNTEMLTIGYRLYQLEQIYNNRGEQSFKDRKEATIKALEETYKDFNATVDEKVFEQLIELYATKVPKQFLPASMKNSDYKKLTDKIYDQSKLTTYKGLKELLSGDTKSILAKINADKGYQFVKSMADVYLKEVAPKYDEINLRIAALQRTYMKGILELSPKEARIFPDANSTLRVTYGKVKGYSPSDAVTYNHTTYLDGVMEKYIPGDYEFDVPAKLIDLYNKKDYGQYGKNGKMPVCFIGTNHTTGGNSGSPAIDAKGNLIGLNFDRVWEGTMSDIYYDPAICRNIMVDMRYVLFIIDKFAGAKHLINEMKVVGGKK